One genomic segment of Rhinopithecus roxellana isolate Shanxi Qingling chromosome 6, ASM756505v1, whole genome shotgun sequence includes these proteins:
- the WASL gene encoding neural Wiskott-Aldrich syndrome protein, which yields MSSVQQQPPPPRRVTNVGSLLLTPQENESLFTFLGKKCVTMSSAVVQLYAADRNCMWSKKCSGVACLVKDNPQRSYFLRIFDIKDGKLLWEQELYNNFVYNSPRGYFHTFAGDTCQVALNFANEEEAKKFRKAVTDLLGRRQRKSEKRRDPPNGPNLPMATVDIKNPEITTNRFYGPQVNNISHTKEKKKGKAKKKRLTKADIGTPSNFQHIGHVGWDPNTGFDLNNLDPELKNLFDMCGISEAQLKDRETSKVIYDFIEKTGGVEAVKNELRRQAPPPPPPSRGGPPPPPPPPHNSGPPPPPARGRGAPPPPPSRAPTAAPPPPPPSRPSVAVPPPPPNRMYPPPPPALPSSAPSGPPPPPPPVLGVGSVAPPPPPPPPPPPGPPPPAGLPSDGDHQVPTTAGNKAALLDQIREGAQLKKVEQNSRPVSCSGRDALLDQIRQGIQLKSVSDGQESTPPTPAPTSGIVGALMEVMQKRSKAIHSSDEDEDEDDEEDFEDDDEWED from the exons aCTATGTCTTCAGCAGTGGTGCAGTTATATGCAGCAGATCGGAACTGTATGTGGTCAAAGAAGTGCAGTGGTGTTGCATGTCTTGTTAAGGACAATCCACAGAgatcttattttttaagaatatttgaCATTAAG GATGGGAAACTATTGTGGGAACAAGAGCTATACAATAACTTTGTATATAATAGTCCTAGAGGATATTTTCATACCTTTGCTGGAGAT aCTTGTCAAGTTGCTCTTAATTTTGCCAATGAAGAAGAAGCAAAAAAATTCCGAAAAGCAGTGACAGACCTGTTGGGCCGCCGACAAAGGAAATCTG aGAAAAGACGAGATCCCCCAAATG GTCCTAATCTACCCATGGCTACAGTCGACataaaaaatccagaaattacaacaaatagATTTTATGGTCCACAAGTCAACAACATCTCCCAtaccaaagaaaagaagaaaggaaaagctaAAAAGAAGAGATTAACCAAGGCAGATATAGGAACACCAAGCAATTTCCA GCACATTGGACATGTTGGTTGGGATCCAAATACAGGCTTTGAT CTGAATAATTTGGATCCAGAATTGAAGAATCTTTTTGATATGTGTGGAATCTCAGAGGCACAGCTTAAAGACAGAGAAACATCAAAAGTTATTTATGACTTTATTGAAAAAACAGGAGGTGTTGAAGCTGTTAAAAATGAACTGCGAAGGCAAG caccaccacctccaccaccatcaaGGGGAgggccgcctcctcctcctccccctccacaCAACTCAggtcctccccctcctcctgccaGGGGAAGAGGTGCTCCTCCCCCACCACCTTCAAGAGCTCCCACAGCTGCACCTCCACCACCGCCTCCTTCCAGGCCAAGTGTAGCAGTCCCTCCACCACCGCCAAATAGGATGtaccctcctccacctccagccCTTCCTTCCTCAGCACCTTCAGGgcctccaccaccacctccacctgtGTTGGGGGTAGGGTCAGTGGCACCACCCCCACCGCCTCCACCTCCGCCTCCACCTGGGCCACCACCCCCTGCTGGCCTGCCTTCTGATGGGGACCATCAGGTTCCAACTACTGCAGGAAACAAAGCAGCTCTTTTAGATCAAATTAGAGAGGGTGCTCAGCTAAAAAAAGTGGAGCAGAACAGTCGGCCAGTGTCCTGCTCTGGACGAGATGCACTGTTAGACCAGATACGACAGGGTATCCAACTAAAGTCT GTGTCTGATGGCCAAGAGTCTACACCACCAACACCTGCACCCACTTCAGGAATCGTGGGTGCATTAATGGAAGTGATGCAGAAAAGGAGCAAAGCCATTCATTCTtcag atgaagatgaagatgaagatgatgaagaaGATTTTGAGGATGATGATGAGTGGGAAGACtga